The following are encoded together in the Magnetospirillum gryphiswaldense MSR-1 v2 genome:
- a CDS encoding response regulator — protein sequence MKVKPRRAVIVEDNAQMRELIHMVLGALGITEIVSAANGAEAISALQAGGADIVFMDWQMDVMDGLECTRRIRAGVDGIDPKTVIVLVTGMVGEKNAETAYAAGVDLFLEKPVSVKILHTGVEKVLGRA from the coding sequence ATGAAGGTTAAGCCCAGGCGCGCTGTTATCGTCGAGGATAATGCCCAGATGAGAGAACTGATCCATATGGTTTTAGGGGCTCTCGGCATTACGGAGATCGTCTCGGCTGCCAATGGTGCCGAGGCCATTTCCGCCCTCCAGGCTGGCGGGGCAGACATCGTCTTCATGGACTGGCAGATGGATGTAATGGACGGACTGGAATGCACCCGTCGAATCCGAGCAGGTGTAGACGGGATCGATCCGAAAACGGTTATCGTTCTGGTAACTGGGATGGTCGGTGAGAAGAATGCCGAGACGGCTTATGCTGCGGGAGTCGATCTATTTCTCGAGAAGCCAGTCTCCGTGAAAATTCTGCACACTGGCGTGGAGAAGGTGCTTGGCCGTGCCTGA
- a CDS encoding glutathione S-transferase N-terminal domain-containing protein, translated as MIDLYTWGTPNGRKVSIMLEECGLPYRVHPIDIMKGDQFSPDFIAINPNSKIPAIIDQDGPGGTPFSLFESGAILIYLAGKTGRFLPADARGRSETLQWLMFQMGGIGPMFGQTHHFRKFAPEPIPYAIERYSKETKRLYGVLNTRLGQSDFVAGEYSIADMAIYPWCQRADWQGIDLNAFPHVARWMETMSERPAVERGMSVPG; from the coding sequence ATGATCGACCTGTACACCTGGGGCACGCCCAATGGCCGCAAGGTTTCCATCATGCTGGAAGAATGCGGCCTGCCATATCGCGTCCACCCCATCGACATCATGAAGGGCGACCAGTTCAGCCCGGATTTCATCGCCATCAATCCCAATTCCAAGATCCCGGCGATCATCGACCAGGACGGCCCCGGCGGCACCCCGTTCTCGCTGTTTGAATCGGGGGCGATCCTGATCTATCTGGCGGGAAAGACCGGCAGGTTCCTGCCCGCCGATGCGCGTGGGCGCTCTGAAACCCTGCAATGGCTGATGTTCCAGATGGGCGGCATCGGCCCGATGTTCGGCCAAACCCACCATTTCCGCAAATTCGCCCCCGAACCGATCCCCTATGCCATCGAACGCTATTCCAAGGAAACCAAACGACTGTACGGCGTGCTGAACACGCGGCTGGGGCAAAGCGACTTCGTGGCCGGTGAATATTCCATCGCCGACATGGCCATCTACCCGTGGTGCCAACGTGCCGACTGGCAGGGCATCGACCTGAACGCGTTCCCGCACGTCGCCCGTTGGATGGAAACCATGAGTGAACGCCCGGCTGTTGAAAGAGGGATGTCGGTTCCCGGTTGA